From the genome of Pseudomonas sp. WJP1:
TGGTCGAAGCACCGCGTTCGATCTCGGTGGTAACCCGCGAGCAGATGGACGATCGCAACGTGCACACCCTCGACGCCGCCGTGCGCTACTTGCCAGGTACCACCGGCGCCAGTTTCGGTAGCGACACCCGTGCCGACTGGTTGCGCGTACGCGGTTTCGAGCCGACCCAATTCCTGGACGGCCTGCCGCTGCCCAAGGGCGTGTATGCCAACCCCAAGCAGGAAACCTGGAACCTGGATCGTCTCGCCGTGCTGCGCGGCCCTGCTTCCTCCGTGTACGGCCAGACCCCGCCCGGTGGTTTGCTGGACATGGTCAGCCGCCGTCCGAGCGCCGAGTCGAGCAATGAAGTCCAAGTGCAATACGGCAGCGACAATCACCGCCAGATCAACTTCGCCAGCACCGGCAAGATCGACGATGAGGGCCAGTTCCTGTACGGCCTCAGCGGTGTGGTGCGCGATGGCGGCACGCCCATCGACCATATCGACGACAAGCGCTACAACATCGCGCCGAGCCTGACCTGGAACATCGACGACGACACCCGGTTCACCCTGCTCACCCAATTCACCCGTGACGATACCGGCATCACCAGCCAGTTCCGTCCGATCCAGGGCACCAAGATCGACTCGCCATTGGGCGATATCTCCCATCACAAGAACCTGGGCGATCCGGACTGGGAGTTCTACGACCGTACTTACTACGCACTGGGCTACGCCTTTGAACATCGCCTGAACGATGTCTGGCAGTTCCGCCAGAACCTGCGCTACACCAAGTCGGACCTGTCCTTCCAGGCCCTCACCCCCGGCGCCTACCCGTTCACCCAGGTCGATGCCGACGGCAATGTCGGCCGTACCAGCACCACCACCGACGAGGACATCAGTCAGTTCGCCGTGGACAACAACCTGCAGGCTGACTTCGCCACCGGCGACATCAGCCACACCCTGCTGATCGGCCTTGATCACCAGCGCACCAACACCAACTACACCTCGATCTTCGGCGACGGCGGGACCACCAACGTCAATAACCCGATCTATGGTCAACCCATCGTCCGTCCGCCACGCTCGCAGGCCTTCTACGATTACGACCAGAAGACCTATCAGACCGGCCTGTACGTCCAGGACCAGATGGCCCTCGATCAATGGCGCCTGACGCTGGGTGGTCGTGAGGACTGGGTTCATACCAGCACCAAGTTCTTCAACAAGGGCGATGCCACCAACACCGACCGCAACAAGAACTTCAGCGGCAACGCAGCGATCAGCTACGTATTCGACAACGGTTTCGTGCCGTACCTGTCCTACGCCGAATCGTTCCAGCCGGCGAGCAACGCCGATACCTCCACCACCGAATCGTTCAAGCCGACCGAAGGCAAGCAATGGGAACTGGGTATCAAGTACCAGCCTCCGGGCAGCAACACATTGCTGACCGCCGCGGTGTATGACCTGACCCAGAAAAATGTCTCGGTCACCAACAACGTCGGTGGCATTCCAGTCACCAGCCAGACCGGTGAAGTGAAGGTCAAGGGCCTGGAGCTGGAAGCCGTCTCCGATGTGACGGAAAACCTCAAGCTCACCGCCGCGTACACCCTGGCAAAATCCGAAGTGCAAGATGGCACGTACAAGGGCAATCGCCTGCAACTGATGCCTAACCAGACTGCGTCGATGTGGGCTGACTACACCTGGCACAACGGCATGCTGGACGGTTTCGGTATCGGCGGTGGCGTTCGCTATACCGGCAACACCTATGGCGATCAGGCCAACACCGAGCTCGGCAAGGCAGATGCCTACACCGTGTTCGACGCAGCGGTCCACTATGACCTCGGCCGCCTCGACAACAGCCTCAAAGGCGCGTCGCTGGCCGTCAACGCGACCAACCTGTTCGACAAGGACTACCTCTCCACCTGCGACAGTTTCTATTGCTACTACGGCGATGAACGCAGTGTCGTCGCCAGTGCCACCTACAAGTGGTAACGACTTGACCTGACACGCCCGGTACCCAGGCCGTCCTTCGAGGACGGCTTTGGTATTTCTGGAGGCTATGAAATGAAAAGTAAAACAATTCGCCGCTGGTCCTTCGTCCACACCTGGACCAGCCTGATCTGCACGGTATTTCTGCTGTTGCTGGCACTGACCGGCCTGCCGTTGATCTTCCACCACGAGATCGACCATTTGCTGGGCGATGCCGCCGAGTTGAAGCAAATGCCGGCGGACACCCCGCAGCTGAACCTGCAGCAGCT
Proteins encoded in this window:
- a CDS encoding TonB-dependent siderophore receptor; protein product: MSRSLDTLLRPSLLAVALAFCTPLASSQLIAAEQASSVRAYNLPAAPLASTLNQIASQAGLALSLNPSLAAGKTSAPVKGQFDAAGALREALRGTGLQLEQSGGTYTLVAVPEGVMALPATSVIGVENTESAWGATTGYLAKRTAAGSKTDTALVEAPRSISVVTREQMDDRNVHTLDAAVRYLPGTTGASFGSDTRADWLRVRGFEPTQFLDGLPLPKGVYANPKQETWNLDRLAVLRGPASSVYGQTPPGGLLDMVSRRPSAESSNEVQVQYGSDNHRQINFASTGKIDDEGQFLYGLSGVVRDGGTPIDHIDDKRYNIAPSLTWNIDDDTRFTLLTQFTRDDTGITSQFRPIQGTKIDSPLGDISHHKNLGDPDWEFYDRTYYALGYAFEHRLNDVWQFRQNLRYTKSDLSFQALTPGAYPFTQVDADGNVGRTSTTTDEDISQFAVDNNLQADFATGDISHTLLIGLDHQRTNTNYTSIFGDGGTTNVNNPIYGQPIVRPPRSQAFYDYDQKTYQTGLYVQDQMALDQWRLTLGGREDWVHTSTKFFNKGDATNTDRNKNFSGNAAISYVFDNGFVPYLSYAESFQPASNADTSTTESFKPTEGKQWELGIKYQPPGSNTLLTAAVYDLTQKNVSVTNNVGGIPVTSQTGEVKVKGLELEAVSDVTENLKLTAAYTLAKSEVQDGTYKGNRLQLMPNQTASMWADYTWHNGMLDGFGIGGGVRYTGNTYGDQANTELGKADAYTVFDAAVHYDLGRLDNSLKGASLAVNATNLFDKDYLSTCDSFYCYYGDERSVVASATYKW